One region of Streptomyces sp. CG4 genomic DNA includes:
- a CDS encoding tetratricopeptide repeat protein: protein MSQAGQTCQRPGCEGSYEDVGGGELYCDTCGLAPVVSANGMVGSPPTGLTKGAVESGSSRGSHSSRTSSQSSKSRRSVSGRLSRSLSGQSSGRSVSVRSSGSSSGASTRGRLGAGLVNVPQVPRPDPRAMVLENPEVPERKRFCSRSDCGAPVGRARGERPGRTEGFCTKCGHPYSFVPKLKAGDVVHGQYEVVGCLAHGGLGWVYLAVDRAVSDRWVVLKGLLDTGDQDAMAAAISERRFLAEIEHANIVRIYNFVEHLDQRTGSLDGYIVMEYVGGKSLKEIANARRTSEGRRDPLPVEQACAYGIEALEALGHLHSRNLLYCDFKVDNAIQTEDQLKLIDMGAVRRMDDDESAIYGTVGYQAPEVAEVGPSVASDLYTVGRTLAVLTFDFQGYTTAYVDSLPDPETIEVFRRYESFYRLLVRATDPDPARRFGSAQEMVEQLTGVLREVVALQSGRPRPALSTQFGPEVRVVDRELFPRLDGDVSPLGAREVRRAESAAPALPPSALVRPVDTPAAALALPVPLVDPGDPNAGFLAGLLASAPAELISALDAAPTQTVETRLRQIRARLENGDQRTALMSLAKLDEERPDDWRVVWYRGVAALVTGDFEGAALAFDAIYDAFPGEAAPKLALGLCAEVLGQLDNAAEYYHLVWATDPSFVSAAFGLARVQLAAGNRQGAVRTLESVPESSIHYTAARVAAVRARLRQRTASAGDVPFLDDLTAAAGQVEALDAYGLDPARREELTAEVLGSALDWILSGGQGSRPAAGGQVLLGSGLDERGLRFGLERAYRTLARLAPGGEERIELVERANRYRPRTWV, encoded by the coding sequence ATGAGCCAGGCGGGTCAGACCTGTCAGCGGCCGGGCTGCGAGGGGTCGTACGAGGACGTCGGCGGCGGTGAGCTGTACTGCGACACCTGCGGCCTGGCCCCGGTGGTGTCGGCGAACGGGATGGTCGGCTCGCCGCCCACCGGGCTCACCAAGGGCGCGGTGGAGAGCGGCAGTTCACGCGGTTCGCACAGCTCGCGTACGTCCTCGCAGTCGTCGAAGTCGCGCCGCTCGGTGTCCGGGCGGCTCTCGCGCTCGCTGTCGGGGCAGTCCAGCGGGCGGTCGGTGTCGGTGCGCAGCTCCGGCTCCTCCTCGGGCGCGTCCACGCGCGGCCGGCTCGGCGCCGGGCTGGTGAACGTGCCGCAGGTGCCCCGGCCGGACCCGCGCGCGATGGTGCTGGAGAACCCGGAGGTGCCCGAGCGGAAGCGGTTCTGCTCGCGCTCCGACTGCGGGGCACCCGTCGGCCGCGCCCGCGGCGAGCGGCCGGGCCGTACGGAGGGCTTCTGCACCAAGTGCGGGCACCCGTACTCCTTCGTGCCGAAGCTGAAGGCCGGGGACGTGGTGCACGGCCAGTACGAGGTCGTCGGCTGTCTCGCGCACGGCGGGCTCGGCTGGGTCTATCTCGCCGTGGACCGGGCCGTCTCCGACCGGTGGGTGGTGCTCAAGGGCCTGCTGGACACCGGCGACCAGGACGCGATGGCCGCCGCGATCTCCGAGCGGCGCTTCCTCGCGGAGATCGAGCACGCCAACATCGTGCGGATCTACAACTTCGTCGAGCACCTCGACCAGCGCACCGGCTCCCTCGACGGCTACATCGTCATGGAGTACGTCGGCGGCAAGTCCCTGAAGGAGATCGCCAACGCCCGCCGCACCTCCGAGGGCCGCCGCGATCCGCTGCCGGTGGAGCAGGCCTGCGCGTACGGCATCGAGGCGCTGGAAGCCCTCGGCCATCTGCACAGCCGTAACCTCCTGTACTGCGACTTCAAGGTCGACAACGCCATCCAGACCGAGGACCAGCTCAAGCTGATCGACATGGGCGCCGTGCGCCGCATGGACGACGACGAGTCGGCGATCTACGGCACGGTCGGCTACCAGGCGCCGGAGGTCGCCGAGGTCGGTCCCTCGGTGGCGAGCGACCTGTACACGGTGGGCCGTACGCTCGCGGTGCTCACCTTCGACTTCCAGGGTTACACGACCGCCTACGTCGACTCCCTGCCCGATCCGGAGACCATCGAGGTCTTCCGCCGCTACGAGTCCTTCTACCGGCTCCTCGTGCGCGCCACCGACCCCGACCCGGCCCGCCGGTTCGGCTCCGCGCAGGAGATGGTCGAACAGCTCACCGGTGTGCTGCGCGAGGTGGTCGCGCTGCAGTCCGGGCGGCCGCGGCCCGCGCTGTCGACGCAGTTCGGACCCGAAGTGCGGGTCGTCGACCGGGAGTTGTTCCCGCGGCTGGACGGTGACGTGTCCCCGCTGGGGGCGCGGGAGGTGCGCCGGGCCGAGTCCGCCGCCCCGGCGCTGCCGCCGTCGGCCCTCGTCCGGCCCGTCGACACCCCGGCCGCCGCGCTCGCCCTGCCCGTCCCGCTGGTCGACCCGGGCGACCCCAACGCGGGCTTCCTGGCCGGTCTGCTGGCCTCCGCGCCGGCCGAGCTGATCAGCGCCCTCGACGCGGCGCCCACGCAGACCGTGGAGACCCGGCTGCGGCAGATCCGCGCCCGGCTGGAGAACGGCGACCAGCGGACCGCGCTGATGAGCCTGGCCAAGCTGGACGAGGAGCGGCCGGACGACTGGCGGGTGGTCTGGTACCGGGGCGTGGCCGCCCTGGTCACCGGCGACTTCGAGGGCGCCGCGCTCGCCTTCGACGCGATCTACGACGCCTTCCCCGGCGAGGCCGCGCCCAAGCTGGCGCTCGGCCTGTGCGCGGAGGTGCTCGGCCAGCTGGACAACGCGGCCGAGTACTACCACCTGGTGTGGGCGACCGACCCGAGCTTCGTCAGCGCCGCCTTCGGTCTTGCCCGGGTGCAGCTCGCGGCGGGCAACCGGCAGGGGGCGGTGCGGACGCTGGAGTCGGTGCCGGAGTCCTCCATCCACTACACGGCCGCCCGGGTCGCCGCCGTACGGGCGCGGCTCAGACAGCGCACCGCGAGTGCCGGTGACGTACCGTTCCTGGACGACCTGACGGCCGCCGCCGGGCAGGTCGAGGCGCTGGACGCGTACGGTCTTGACCCGGCGCGGCGCGAGGAGTTGACGGCGGAAGTCCTCGGCTCGGCGCTGGACTGGATACTCTCCGGAGGCCAGGGCAGCCGGCCCGCCGCCGGCGGACAGGTGCTGCTGGGCAGCGGTCTGGACGAGCGGGGCCTCCGCTTCGGCCTGGAGCGCGCCTACCGCACGCTGGCCCGGCTGGCGCCCGGCGGCGAGGAGAGGATCGAACTGGTGGAACGGGCCAACCGTTACCGCCCCCGGACGTGGGTGTAG
- a CDS encoding glutamate ABC transporter substrate-binding protein → MYAQRVRASLRGWGGVGAMAVLCALALAFVLLLPHTQAARQAASTSGPGVATGSQARAEDCTPSEAQNQTLPPSDADGPTIDAIKSRTGAKRKLIVGVDQNSYRWGYRNPNTEGAELEGFDIDLVHRIAQDILGDPDAVQFKAIPTNQRISAIQDGRVDMVVRTMTITCERLAQVAFSAPYFKTGQQVLAPKSSSITGYNSTLAHKKVCTAAGSTAYTKLDADKKAGTLPSSTDISTTVPNQLDCLVRLQLGEADAVVTDGALAASQAAQDPTVELKGAAFTTEYYGVAMKKDASDLVRRVNRVLVGYRANGWQASYDTWLSATLGKDSGPSKPPAPQYLRTS, encoded by the coding sequence ATGTACGCGCAACGTGTACGGGCCTCCCTGCGGGGCTGGGGCGGGGTCGGTGCGATGGCGGTGCTGTGCGCGCTGGCGCTGGCGTTCGTCCTGCTGCTGCCGCACACCCAGGCCGCCCGGCAGGCCGCGAGCACGTCCGGCCCGGGAGTGGCGACCGGCAGCCAGGCACGCGCCGAGGACTGCACGCCGTCCGAGGCACAGAACCAGACCCTGCCGCCGTCCGACGCGGACGGGCCGACGATCGACGCGATCAAGTCCCGTACGGGCGCCAAGCGCAAGCTGATCGTCGGCGTCGACCAGAACAGCTACCGCTGGGGCTATCGCAATCCGAACACCGAGGGCGCGGAGCTGGAGGGCTTCGACATCGACCTGGTGCACCGCATCGCGCAGGACATCCTCGGCGACCCGGACGCGGTGCAGTTCAAGGCGATCCCGACCAACCAGCGGATCTCCGCGATCCAGGACGGGCGGGTGGACATGGTCGTACGGACCATGACCATCACCTGTGAGCGGCTGGCGCAAGTCGCGTTCTCGGCGCCCTACTTCAAGACCGGGCAGCAGGTGCTCGCGCCCAAGTCGTCCTCGATCACCGGCTACAACTCCACGCTGGCGCACAAGAAGGTGTGCACGGCGGCCGGTTCGACGGCGTACACCAAGCTGGACGCCGACAAGAAGGCGGGCACCCTGCCCTCCTCCACCGACATCTCCACCACCGTCCCGAACCAGCTGGACTGTCTGGTCCGGCTGCAACTGGGCGAGGCGGACGCGGTGGTGACCGACGGCGCGCTCGCCGCCAGCCAGGCCGCGCAGGATCCGACGGTGGAGCTCAAGGGCGCGGCGTTCACGACCGAGTACTACGGCGTGGCGATGAAGAAGGACGCCTCCGATCTGGTACGCCGGGTCAATCGCGTTCTGGTGGGCTACCGCGCGAACGGCTGGCAGGCGTCGTACGACACCTGGCTGTCGGCGACACTGGGGAAGGACTCGGGCCCGTCCAAGCCGCCCGCACCGCAGTATCTGCGGACGAGTTGA
- a CDS encoding BadF/BadG/BcrA/BcrD ATPase family protein, which yields MGLTSTVLGIDAGNSKTDVAVVSAAGEVLATARGGGFRPPAVGVTAALDALAAPVARAFADAGVGSVSHVSACLANADLPVEEEQLATALKARGWGASVAVRNDTFAILRAGVAEPRGVAVVCGAGINCVGMRPDGRTARFPAIGRISGDWGGGWGLAEEALWFAARAEDGRGEPTALARTLPGHFGLPTMYALIEALHLEHVDHDRRHELTPVLFATAAEGDAVARAIVARLAEEVTVMATVALTRLDLLDEETPVLLGGSVLTAGHALLDDAIRDHLTARAPKADVRVVTASPVLGAALLGLDRLGAGARARERARRHWEG from the coding sequence GTGGGCCTGACCTCGACCGTGCTGGGGATTGACGCGGGCAACAGCAAGACCGACGTGGCCGTGGTCAGCGCCGCCGGGGAGGTCCTGGCCACGGCCCGTGGCGGCGGTTTCCGGCCGCCCGCGGTGGGGGTGACGGCGGCGCTGGACGCGCTGGCCGCACCGGTCGCGCGCGCCTTCGCGGACGCCGGTGTCGGCTCCGTCTCCCATGTCTCGGCCTGTCTGGCCAACGCCGATCTGCCCGTCGAGGAGGAGCAGTTGGCGACGGCGCTCAAGGCGCGCGGCTGGGGCGCGTCGGTGGCGGTGCGCAACGACACCTTCGCGATCCTGCGGGCGGGCGTCGCCGAGCCGCGCGGGGTGGCCGTGGTGTGCGGCGCGGGCATCAACTGCGTCGGCATGCGCCCCGACGGCCGTACCGCGCGTTTTCCGGCGATCGGCCGTATCTCCGGTGACTGGGGCGGCGGCTGGGGCCTTGCGGAGGAGGCGCTGTGGTTCGCGGCCCGCGCGGAGGACGGCCGGGGCGAGCCGACGGCTCTGGCCCGCACGCTGCCCGGCCACTTCGGCCTGCCGACGATGTACGCGCTCATCGAGGCGCTGCACCTGGAGCACGTCGACCACGACCGCCGCCATGAGCTGACGCCGGTGCTGTTCGCGACGGCCGCCGAGGGCGATGCGGTGGCCCGTGCGATCGTCGCCCGGCTCGCGGAGGAGGTGACGGTCATGGCCACGGTGGCGCTGACCCGCCTGGACCTGCTCGACGAGGAGACACCGGTCCTGCTCGGCGGCAGTGTCCTGACCGCCGGCCACGCCCTGCTCGACGACGCCATCCGCGACCACCTGACCGCCCGCGCACCGAAGGCCGACGTCCGCGTGGTGACGGCGAGCCCGGTCCTGGGCGCGGCTCTGCTGGGCCTGGACCGGCTGGGGGCGGGGGCACGGGCACGGGAGCGGGCGCGGAGGCACTGGGAGGGGTAG
- a CDS encoding 6-phospho-beta-glucosidase, whose amino-acid sequence MKLTVVGGGSTYTPELVDGFARLRDTLPIEELVLVDPAAERLELVGGLARRIFARQGHPGRIVTTADLDAGVDGADAVLLQLRVGGQAARQQDETWPLECGCVGQETTGAGGLAKALRTVPVVLDIAERVRRANPRAWIIDFTNPVGIVTRALLQAGHRAVGLCNVAIGFQRKFAGLLDVAPADVHLGHVGLNHLTWETDVRLGGPEGENVLPKLLAEHGDAIAGDLRLPRPLLDRLGVVPSYYLRYYYAHDEVVRELRTKPSRAAEVAAMERELLTMYGDPALAEKPALLAERGGAYYSEAAVDLAAALLGGGGSPYQVVNAYNGGTLPFLPDDAVIEVQAAVGPNGAAPLPVPEPDPLFSGLIANVTAYEDLALEAALRGGRDRVLRALLAHPLIGQYAYADALTDQLIAHNREHLAWA is encoded by the coding sequence ATGAAACTCACCGTGGTCGGCGGAGGCTCGACCTACACCCCCGAACTCGTCGACGGATTCGCCCGCCTCAGGGACACCCTGCCGATCGAGGAACTCGTCCTCGTGGACCCGGCCGCCGAGCGCCTGGAGCTGGTGGGCGGTCTGGCCCGGCGGATCTTCGCCAGGCAGGGCCACCCGGGCCGGATCGTCACCACCGCCGACCTGGACGCGGGCGTCGACGGCGCCGACGCGGTCCTGCTCCAGCTGCGCGTCGGCGGCCAGGCGGCCCGGCAGCAGGACGAGACCTGGCCACTGGAGTGCGGGTGTGTCGGGCAGGAGACCACCGGCGCGGGCGGCCTGGCCAAGGCGCTGCGCACGGTGCCCGTGGTGCTGGACATCGCCGAGCGGGTCCGCCGGGCCAACCCGCGCGCGTGGATCATCGACTTCACCAACCCGGTCGGCATCGTCACCCGCGCCCTGCTCCAGGCCGGGCACCGGGCGGTCGGGCTGTGCAACGTGGCGATCGGCTTCCAGCGGAAGTTCGCGGGCCTGCTGGACGTGGCCCCGGCGGATGTGCATCTGGGCCATGTGGGCCTGAACCACCTCACCTGGGAAACTGATGTGCGCCTCGGCGGCCCGGAGGGCGAGAACGTCCTGCCCAAGCTGCTGGCCGAGCACGGCGACGCGATCGCCGGGGACCTGCGCCTGCCACGCCCCCTGCTGGACCGCCTCGGCGTGGTCCCCTCCTACTACCTGCGCTACTACTACGCCCACGACGAAGTCGTGCGCGAGCTGCGCACCAAGCCGTCGCGGGCAGCCGAAGTCGCCGCCATGGAACGGGAGTTGCTGACGATGTACGGCGATCCCGCCCTGGCCGAGAAGCCGGCGCTGCTCGCCGAGCGCGGCGGTGCCTACTACTCGGAGGCGGCCGTGGACCTCGCGGCGGCGCTGCTGGGCGGCGGCGGGAGCCCGTACCAGGTGGTGAACGCGTACAACGGCGGCACGCTGCCCTTCCTCCCGGACGACGCGGTGATCGAGGTCCAGGCGGCGGTCGGCCCGAATGGTGCGGCGCCGCTGCCCGTGCCGGAGCCTGACCCGCTGTTCTCGGGTCTGATCGCGAACGTGACGGCGTACGAGGACCTGGCCCTGGAGGCGGCGCTGCGCGGCGGCCGGGACCGTGTCTTGCGCGCCCTGCTCGCCCATCCGCTGATCGGCCAGTACGCGTACGCCGACGCCCTCACCGACCAGTTGATCGCACACAACCGGGAGCACCTCGCGTGGGCCTGA
- a CDS encoding carbohydrate ABC transporter permease — MTQVLDQPVRLAPPVSGAERTARRRALMEWIAIHSLGVAAALFFVLPFVFVFLTSLMSDTQALSRDLIPRTWEWGNYRKVFDTPGFLTWWKNTLVYAGLGTVLTVVSSIPVAYALAKFRFRGRNLSLMLVISMMMLPPQVIIIPMYLFWAKQLDLSGTLWPLIIPMAFGDAFSIFLLRQFLMTIPNEYLDAARVDGCGDLRTLLKVVLPMARPGIAAVALFQFFYAWNDYFGPQIYASENPGAWTLSYGLESFKGAHHTDWNLTMAATVLVMAPVIVVFFFAQKAFVEGVTLTGVKG; from the coding sequence ATGACCCAAGTACTGGACCAGCCGGTCAGGCTCGCTCCCCCGGTGTCCGGGGCGGAGCGGACCGCCCGGCGCAGGGCGCTGATGGAGTGGATCGCGATCCACTCCCTCGGGGTCGCCGCCGCGCTCTTCTTCGTCCTCCCCTTCGTCTTCGTGTTCCTGACCTCGCTGATGAGCGACACCCAGGCACTCAGCCGCGATCTGATCCCACGCACCTGGGAGTGGGGCAACTACCGGAAGGTCTTCGACACACCGGGCTTTCTGACCTGGTGGAAGAACACGCTGGTCTACGCCGGCCTCGGCACCGTCCTGACCGTGGTGTCGTCGATCCCGGTGGCGTACGCGCTCGCCAAGTTCCGCTTCCGGGGCCGCAACCTGTCGCTGATGCTGGTGATCTCGATGATGATGCTGCCACCGCAGGTGATCATCATCCCGATGTATCTGTTCTGGGCGAAGCAGCTGGATCTGTCCGGCACGCTGTGGCCGCTGATCATCCCCATGGCGTTCGGCGACGCGTTCTCCATCTTCCTGCTGCGCCAGTTCCTGATGACGATCCCGAACGAGTACCTGGACGCGGCGCGGGTCGACGGCTGCGGGGACCTCAGGACCCTGCTGAAGGTGGTCCTCCCGATGGCCCGGCCCGGTATCGCCGCCGTCGCCCTCTTCCAGTTCTTCTACGCCTGGAACGACTATTTCGGCCCGCAGATCTACGCGTCCGAGAACCCGGGCGCCTGGACCCTGTCCTACGGCCTGGAGTCCTTCAAGGGCGCCCACCACACCGACTGGAACCTCACGATGGCCGCGACCGTGCTGGTCATGGCACCCGTGATCGTCGTGTTCTTCTTCGCCCAGAAGGCGTTCGTCGAGGGCGTCACGCTCACCGGAGTGAAGGGTTAA
- a CDS encoding carbohydrate ABC transporter permease → MTTVTLASKRRRSALRTVAFMSPWLIGFAVFFAYPLISTVYFSFMHYDGFKPPTWSGAKNWTYVFEHYPYFWPALRNTLWLVVVMVTLRVVFGLGIGLLITKIKTGTGVFRTLFYLPYLAPPVAATMAFAFLLNPGTGPVNSILEKVGIPAPGWFNDPAWSKPALTLLALWGIGDLMVIFMAALLDVPTEQYEAAELDGASAWQRFRYVTLPNISPIVMFAVVTGVIQTMQYYTQPLIAGKVASGVIQGAGTQFEPGYPDKSTLTLPQLVYNLGFQRFDYGSACVVALVLFALSMAFTGFLMRRRGGLIQAGD, encoded by the coding sequence ATGACTACGGTCACTCTGGCCTCCAAGCGCCGCCGGTCGGCGCTTCGTACGGTCGCCTTCATGTCGCCCTGGCTGATCGGCTTCGCGGTCTTCTTCGCGTACCCGCTGATCTCGACGGTCTATTTCTCGTTCATGCACTACGACGGCTTCAAGCCACCGACGTGGAGCGGTGCGAAGAACTGGACGTACGTCTTCGAGCACTATCCGTACTTCTGGCCCGCGCTGCGCAACACCCTGTGGCTGGTCGTCGTGATGGTGACCCTGCGGGTCGTCTTCGGGCTCGGTATCGGGCTGCTGATCACGAAGATCAAGACGGGTACGGGCGTCTTCCGCACCCTCTTCTACCTGCCCTACCTCGCCCCGCCGGTCGCCGCGACCATGGCCTTCGCCTTTCTGCTCAACCCCGGTACCGGGCCGGTCAATTCGATCCTCGAAAAGGTCGGCATCCCGGCGCCGGGCTGGTTCAACGACCCGGCCTGGTCCAAGCCCGCGCTCACCCTGCTGGCGCTGTGGGGCATCGGCGACCTGATGGTCATCTTCATGGCCGCGCTGCTGGACGTGCCGACGGAGCAGTACGAGGCGGCCGAGCTGGACGGCGCCTCCGCCTGGCAGCGCTTCCGGTACGTCACGCTGCCGAACATCTCGCCGATCGTGATGTTCGCCGTCGTCACGGGTGTCATCCAGACCATGCAGTACTACACGCAGCCGCTGATCGCCGGGAAGGTCGCCTCCGGGGTGATCCAGGGCGCGGGCACCCAGTTCGAGCCCGGCTATCCCGACAAGTCCACGCTCACACTCCCCCAGCTCGTCTACAACCTCGGCTTCCAGCGCTTCGACTACGGCTCGGCCTGTGTGGTGGCCCTGGTGCTGTTCGCGCTGTCGATGGCGTTCACCGGGTTCCTGATGCGGCGCCGGGGCGGTCTCATCCAGGCAGGTGACTGA
- a CDS encoding ABC transporter substrate-binding protein, producing MPEVIPSAARKAAFALTASLTLLATACTGQSGSGATDDASKNTTINFWHAWSAPNEVQAVKSLVAGFEKAHPNIHVNILGTMTDDKINQALRSGGDKAPDVISSFTTNNVGKFCSSGALVDLNPFFKKSGIDPQTTFPKTMSEYTQFNGNRCTAPLLGDAYGLYYNKTAFEQAHIAHPPKTWSEFEADAKKLTIAQGDSYRQLGFMPDYHGWESTTEHYFAQFSPTYFGKDGTSNVAKDPAFEQGFSLQKRLVDELGGFRKLEKFRATLGDEWGPKHPFHTGQVAMQLDGEWRLGMAEQAGPKFEIGVAPLPVPDDQVAQYGKGYITGTIAGIAAGSHKQNAAWEFVKYITTDTDAVVGFANDIHNVPSTLAALKSPKLKYNPRFKTFLGIAADPNSTTSPASVNGGQYLVTIQQLGYDYESGKVTDLKSGLKNAAAQIDTDIAQAK from the coding sequence ATGCCCGAAGTCATACCCTCAGCTGCCCGAAAGGCGGCTTTTGCCCTCACCGCCTCCCTCACCCTGCTCGCCACCGCCTGTACCGGACAGTCCGGCTCGGGTGCCACGGACGACGCCTCGAAGAACACGACGATCAACTTCTGGCACGCCTGGAGCGCGCCGAACGAGGTGCAGGCCGTCAAGTCCCTGGTCGCCGGCTTCGAGAAGGCGCACCCCAACATCCACGTGAACATCCTCGGCACCATGACCGACGACAAGATCAATCAGGCGCTGCGGTCGGGGGGCGACAAGGCGCCCGATGTGATTTCGTCGTTCACCACGAACAATGTGGGCAAGTTCTGTTCCTCGGGCGCGCTGGTCGACCTCAACCCCTTCTTCAAGAAATCGGGCATCGACCCGCAGACCACGTTCCCGAAGACCATGAGCGAGTACACCCAGTTCAACGGCAACCGCTGCACGGCGCCGCTGCTCGGTGACGCGTACGGGCTCTACTACAACAAGACGGCGTTCGAGCAGGCGCACATCGCGCATCCGCCGAAGACCTGGTCCGAGTTCGAGGCCGACGCCAAGAAGCTGACCATCGCGCAGGGCGACAGCTACCGGCAGCTCGGATTCATGCCGGACTACCACGGCTGGGAGTCCACCACCGAACACTATTTCGCGCAGTTCTCGCCGACGTACTTCGGCAAGGACGGCACGTCGAACGTGGCCAAGGACCCTGCCTTCGAGCAGGGATTCAGCCTTCAGAAACGACTCGTGGACGAACTCGGCGGATTCCGGAAACTGGAGAAGTTCCGGGCCACCCTCGGCGACGAATGGGGCCCCAAACACCCCTTCCACACCGGTCAGGTCGCCATGCAGCTCGACGGCGAGTGGCGGCTCGGGATGGCCGAGCAGGCGGGGCCGAAGTTCGAGATCGGCGTCGCCCCGCTGCCCGTGCCCGACGACCAGGTCGCGCAGTACGGCAAGGGGTACATCACCGGCACGATCGCGGGCATCGCCGCAGGCAGTCACAAGCAGAACGCGGCCTGGGAGTTCGTCAAGTACATCACCACGGACACCGACGCCGTGGTCGGCTTCGCCAACGACATCCACAATGTGCCCTCGACCCTGGCCGCGCTGAAGTCACCGAAGCTGAAGTACAACCCCCGGTTCAAGACCTTCCTCGGCATCGCCGCCGACCCGAATTCCACCACCTCTCCCGCCTCGGTCAACGGCGGTCAGTACCTGGTGACGATCCAGCAGCTCGGCTACGACTACGAAAGCGGCAAGGTCACCGATCTGAAATCCGGCCTGAAGAACGCGGCCGCGCAGATCGACACGGACATCGCGCAGGCGAAGTAG
- a CDS encoding ROK family protein, whose amino-acid sequence MAGTAGTPGTPRVLRAMNDRAALDLLLEHGPLSRTRIGKLTGLSKPTASQLLARLEAAGLVRVTGTSEGRPGPSAQLYAVNPAAAYAAGLDVAPHRIRAAVADITGRTVGEYELPTPGRHPAGPVVQQVTDALDGAVKAAGLARADVHRLVIGTPGAFDPNTGRLRYASHLPGWHSPTLLDELAAALPMPVEYENDVNLVALAEQRLGAAKGHGDFVLLWSQEGLGAALVLGGRLHRGWTGGAGEVGFLPVPGTPLVRQVTKANSGGYQELAGSQAVPKLARELGIPDLPSGPYTEVAAELVARGADHASGPYRELLQTYATRLATGLASLVSVLDPELVVLSGSALTAGGEVLRALVQAELEELAAARPRLVVGDVHEHPVLRGALESALVTTRDEVFDTSR is encoded by the coding sequence ATGGCAGGAACCGCCGGTACGCCGGGCACCCCACGCGTGCTGCGCGCCATGAACGACCGCGCCGCCCTGGACCTCCTGCTGGAGCACGGGCCGCTGTCGCGCACCCGGATCGGCAAGCTCACCGGCCTGTCCAAGCCCACCGCCTCCCAGCTACTGGCCCGCCTGGAGGCGGCCGGTCTGGTCCGGGTCACCGGCACCAGCGAGGGCCGGCCGGGCCCCAGCGCCCAGCTGTACGCGGTCAACCCCGCCGCCGCGTACGCCGCCGGGCTCGACGTCGCCCCCCACCGCATCCGCGCCGCCGTCGCCGACATCACCGGCCGCACCGTCGGCGAGTACGAACTGCCCACCCCGGGGCGGCATCCCGCAGGCCCCGTGGTCCAGCAGGTCACCGACGCCCTCGACGGTGCCGTGAAGGCGGCCGGGCTCGCGCGAGCCGATGTACACCGGCTGGTCATCGGCACCCCGGGCGCCTTCGACCCCAACACCGGGCGGCTGCGCTACGCCTCCCACCTGCCCGGCTGGCACTCCCCCACCCTGCTCGACGAACTCGCCGCCGCCCTGCCGATGCCGGTGGAGTACGAGAACGACGTCAACCTCGTCGCCCTCGCCGAACAGCGGCTCGGGGCGGCCAAGGGCCACGGGGACTTCGTGCTGCTGTGGAGCCAGGAGGGCCTCGGCGCCGCCCTGGTCCTCGGCGGCCGGCTGCACCGGGGCTGGACCGGCGGCGCCGGCGAGGTCGGCTTCCTGCCGGTGCCGGGCACGCCCCTGGTACGGCAGGTGACCAAGGCCAACAGTGGCGGCTACCAGGAGCTGGCCGGCTCCCAGGCCGTACCGAAGCTGGCCCGTGAACTCGGCATCCCCGACCTCCCCTCGGGGCCGTACACCGAGGTCGCCGCCGAACTCGTCGCCCGGGGCGCCGATCACGCCTCCGGCCCCTACCGGGAGCTGCTGCAGACCTACGCGACCCGGCTCGCCACCGGTCTCGCCTCGCTCGTCTCGGTCCTCGACCCCGAACTCGTCGTCCTCAGCGGCTCCGCGCTGACGGCCGGCGGCGAGGTGCTGCGCGCCCTCGTCCAGGCCGAGCTGGAGGAGCTGGCCGCGGCCCGCCCCCGGCTGGTCGTCGGGGACGTCCACGAACACCCCGTCCTGCGCGGCGCGTTGGAGTCCGCGCTCGTCACCACCCGCGACGAGGTCTTCGACACCTCGCGCTGA